One genomic segment of Burkholderia multivorans ATCC BAA-247 includes these proteins:
- a CDS encoding SDR family NAD(P)-dependent oxidoreductase, translating to MKIDSYAGQAVMITGAASGFGARLASELAAMGARLALGDLNADALERVAAPLRAAGADVIAQRCDVRIEADVAALVQAAVARYGRLDVGVNNAGIAPPMKALIDTDEADLDLSFAVNAKGVFFGMKHQIRQMLAQREGVILNVASMAGLGGAPKLAAYAASKHAVVGLTKTAALEYARHGIRVNAVCPFYSTTPMVTDSDIGDRQDFLAQGSPMKRLGRPEEIVATMLSLCAKENTYLTGQAVAVDGGVSAF from the coding sequence ATGAAGATCGACAGCTATGCCGGTCAGGCGGTGATGATCACCGGCGCCGCGAGCGGTTTCGGCGCGCGGCTTGCGAGCGAACTGGCCGCGATGGGCGCGCGGCTCGCGCTCGGCGATCTGAACGCGGACGCGCTCGAGCGCGTGGCCGCGCCGCTGCGTGCGGCCGGCGCGGACGTGATCGCGCAGCGCTGCGACGTGCGCATCGAAGCCGACGTCGCCGCGCTCGTGCAGGCGGCGGTCGCGCGCTATGGGCGGCTCGACGTCGGCGTGAACAACGCGGGCATCGCGCCCCCGATGAAGGCGCTGATCGACACCGACGAAGCCGATCTCGACCTGAGCTTCGCGGTCAACGCGAAGGGCGTGTTCTTCGGCATGAAGCATCAGATCCGGCAGATGCTCGCGCAGCGCGAAGGCGTGATCCTGAACGTCGCGTCGATGGCCGGGCTTGGCGGCGCGCCGAAGCTGGCCGCGTATGCGGCGTCGAAACATGCGGTGGTCGGGCTCACGAAAACGGCCGCGCTCGAATACGCGCGCCACGGCATCCGCGTGAACGCGGTGTGCCCGTTCTACAGCACGACGCCGATGGTTACCGACAGCGATATCGGCGACCGGCAGGACTTTCTCGCACAGGGCTCGCCGATGAAGCGGCTCGGCCGCCCGGAAGAAATCGTCGCGACGATGCTGTCGCTGTGCGCGAAGGAAAACACCTATCTGACCGGGCAGGCCGTCGCCGTCGACGGCGGTGTCTCGGCCTTCTGA
- a CDS encoding acyl-CoA dehydrogenase family protein, whose amino-acid sequence MDFGYTPKVEELRERVRAFMDAHIVPRIRQWNDEVHAGQYPVSFMEDLKARAKAEGLWNLFLPHLKDDEPGTRLTNLEYAPLAEIMGRVGWASEVFNCNAPDTGNMELLHMFATPEQREQWLLPLLRGELRSAFAMTEPDVASSDATNITTRIVRDGDDYVINGRKWFITNAAHPNCTIFIVMGKTDPAAESHRQQSMILVPRDTPGVTVVRNITVVNHYAPEGHCEITFDNVRVPARNLLGEEGSGFALAQARLGPGRIHHCMRSIGAAELALELMIDRAQAREAFGKPLNRHGTVGEWIARSRIEIDQARLLVLKAAWMIDKVGAKAARKEISMIKALVPTVHTNVCDRAMQLFGAAGLSPDTPLADHWTWGRALRFADGPDEVHLQSIARMELKQAVPGASAPYLTPPPRG is encoded by the coding sequence ATGGACTTTGGCTACACCCCGAAAGTGGAAGAACTGCGCGAACGCGTGCGCGCATTCATGGACGCGCACATCGTGCCGCGCATTCGTCAATGGAACGACGAAGTGCATGCGGGGCAGTATCCGGTGTCGTTCATGGAAGACCTGAAGGCGCGCGCGAAGGCCGAAGGGCTGTGGAACCTGTTCCTGCCGCATCTGAAGGACGACGAACCGGGAACGCGCCTGACGAACCTCGAGTACGCGCCGCTCGCCGAAATCATGGGGCGCGTCGGCTGGGCGTCCGAGGTGTTCAACTGCAATGCGCCGGACACCGGCAACATGGAGCTGCTGCACATGTTCGCGACGCCCGAGCAGCGCGAGCAATGGCTGCTGCCGCTGCTGCGCGGCGAGCTCCGCTCGGCGTTCGCGATGACGGAGCCCGACGTCGCGTCGTCCGATGCGACGAACATCACGACGCGCATCGTGCGCGACGGCGACGACTACGTGATCAACGGCCGCAAGTGGTTCATCACGAACGCCGCGCATCCGAACTGCACGATTTTCATCGTGATGGGCAAGACCGATCCCGCGGCCGAATCGCATCGCCAGCAGAGCATGATCCTCGTGCCGCGCGATACGCCGGGCGTGACGGTCGTGCGCAACATCACGGTCGTCAATCACTACGCACCGGAAGGGCATTGCGAGATCACGTTCGACAACGTGCGCGTGCCCGCGCGCAACCTGCTTGGCGAGGAAGGCAGCGGTTTCGCGCTCGCGCAGGCGCGCCTCGGGCCGGGCCGCATCCACCACTGCATGCGTTCGATCGGCGCGGCGGAGCTCGCGCTCGAACTGATGATCGACCGCGCGCAGGCGCGCGAAGCGTTCGGCAAGCCGCTGAACCGGCACGGCACGGTCGGCGAGTGGATCGCGCGCTCGCGCATCGAGATCGACCAGGCGCGGCTGCTCGTGCTGAAGGCCGCGTGGATGATCGACAAGGTCGGCGCGAAGGCCGCGCGCAAGGAGATCTCGATGATCAAGGCGCTCGTGCCGACCGTCCATACGAACGTGTGCGACCGCGCGATGCAGCTGTTCGGCGCGGCCGGGCTGAGCCCCGACACGCCGCTCGCCGATCACTGGACGTGGGGCCGCGCGCTGCGCTTCGCCGACGGTCCGGACGAAGTGCATCTGCAGTCGATCGCGCGGAT
- a CDS encoding SDR family oxidoreductase, with amino-acid sequence MATNLFDLTGKIALVTGASRGIGEEIAKLLAQQGAHVIVSSRKLDDCRAVADAIVAAGGRAEALTCHVGRMEDIAATFEQIRNKHGRLDILVNNAAANPYFGHILDTDLAAYEKTVDVNVRGYFFMSVEAGKMMKAQGGGAIVNTASVNALQPGDRQGIYSITKAAVVNMTKAFAKECGPFGIRVNALLPGLTKTKFAGALFEDKDIYETWKAKIPLRRHAEPREMAGTVLYLVSDAASYTNGECIVVDGGLTI; translated from the coding sequence ATGGCAACGAACCTGTTCGACCTGACCGGCAAGATCGCGCTGGTGACCGGCGCAAGCCGCGGCATCGGCGAGGAAATCGCGAAGCTGCTCGCGCAGCAGGGCGCGCACGTGATCGTGTCGAGCCGCAAGCTCGACGACTGTCGCGCGGTGGCCGACGCGATCGTCGCGGCGGGCGGCCGCGCAGAAGCGCTCACGTGCCACGTCGGGCGCATGGAGGACATCGCCGCGACGTTCGAGCAGATCCGCAACAAGCACGGCCGTCTCGACATCCTCGTGAACAACGCCGCCGCGAACCCGTATTTCGGGCACATCCTCGATACCGATCTCGCCGCCTACGAGAAGACGGTCGACGTGAACGTCCGCGGCTACTTCTTCATGTCGGTCGAGGCCGGCAAGATGATGAAGGCGCAGGGCGGCGGTGCGATCGTCAACACGGCGTCGGTGAACGCACTGCAGCCGGGCGACCGGCAGGGCATCTACTCGATCACGAAGGCCGCGGTCGTCAACATGACGAAAGCGTTCGCGAAGGAATGCGGGCCGTTCGGCATCCGCGTGAACGCGCTGCTGCCGGGCCTCACGAAGACGAAGTTCGCCGGCGCGCTGTTCGAGGACAAGGACATCTACGAGACGTGGAAAGCAAAGATCCCGCTGCGCCGCCACGCCGAGCCGCGCGAGATGGCGGGCACCGTGCTGTATCTGGTCTCCGACGCGGCGAGCTATACGAACGGCGAGTGCATCGTCGTCGACGGCGGGCTGACGATCTGA